The Chloroflexota bacterium genome includes the window GGTCAGCCTGGAGTTGGGCGGCAAGAACCCCATCGTCATCTGGTCCGACGCCGACCTCGACCTCGCCCTGGACTCGGTCATCTGGTCCGCCTTCGGGACCACCGGCCAGCGCTGCACCGCGGCCTCGCGGATCGTGGTCCATCGGTCCATCCATGACACGTTCGTGCAGAAGCTCCACAAGCGGGCCGGGGCGCTGGTCCTTGGGGACGGCCTGCTGGACACGACCGACGTGGGGCCGGTCATCAACGAGAAGGCGCTCGAGCGGATCGGCTCGTACGTCGCCATCGGGCAGAAAGAGGCCGACCTTGTCGTCGGCGGGCATCCTGCCCGTGACGGGGAGCTGGCCAAGGGCTCCTTCTTCGAGCCCACGGTGTTCGCAGAGGTGAAGGGCGACGCGCGGATCGCCCAGGAGGAGATCTTTGGCCCGGTGACCGCGGTCATCCCCGTCGACACCTGGGAGGAGGCGGTCCAAGTCGTGAATAGCGTCCAGTACGGGCTGTCGACATCGCTCTTCACCAACGACGTCAACCTGGCCTTCCGCTCCATTCGCGACTTCGACTCCGGCCTGGGGTACGTCAACCACGGCACCATCGGGGCCGAGGCGCACCTCCCGTTCGGTGGCACCAAGGCCACCGGCAACGGCCACCGCGAGGTGGGGCAGGCGGCGCTCGACTTCTACGCCGAATGGAAGAGCGTGTACATCGACTACTCGGGGAAGCTCCAGCGGGCCCAGATCGACATGGAGTTCGTGGACCAGGAATAGGCCCATCGGCCCCTTCGGGGTACGATTGCAGCCCATGCGGCTGCCCCTCTTCCCGCTCCACGTCGTGGCCTTCCCGCACCTGCCGCTGCCGCTCCACGTCTTCGAGCGCCGATATCGGGCCATGACCCGTGACCTGCTCGAGGAGGGCAACCCGTACGGCGGCAAGTTCGTGGTGACCATGATCTCCGCCGGGCGTGAGGTGGCCGCCAAGCCGGGGACCGGCCAGCTCACCGTCCGCCGGGTGGGCACCATTTGCGAGGTCCGGCGCGCAGACCGATTCGCCGATGGGCGCTACGCGCTGATGGCGGTGGGGGTCAGCCGGGCGCGGATCCGCAGCGTCGACCACTCCGGCCCGTACGCCGTGGCGGAGGTCACCCCGCTCGATGAGCGGTCCGGCGACGAGGCTGAGAGCTTGGTGCCCGACGTCCAGGTCGCCCTCGACGCCTACCTGTCCACCATCCGCCGCTTCCTGGCGGAGCGCGACGCAGCCGACCTCGAGGACCTCCTGGCGGACGCCGATCCCGACGCGGATCCTGATGCAGACCGGGATGCCTCCTCGGCTGGGGAGGTCAAGCGATCGACCCGCATGGAGCGCCTGATCAAGCCCATGCGCCTCCCCACCGACCCGCTGGCCGCCAGCTACGCCGTGGCCGGCGTGCTCCAGGTCGAGCTGTCGCGCAAGCAGCGGCTGCTGGAAGCGCCCGACGCCGCAGCCCGCCTTCGCGCCGAGCTGTCGCTGCTCCAACGCGAGGCGCACATGCTGGGCGACGCCTCACTGGCCCCCATGGGCCGCTTTGAGTACCACGCCAACTAGACCGATGCCGGCCGACTGGCGCCGGCCGGGCGGGTTCCTCCTCACCGCCCTCCTGGTCGTGGCCGGCTGCGCCCCGTCCGCTTCACCGAACGCGTCGGCGACCCATTCATCCTTCCCGCGCATTACCGCCAGCCCGTCACCAAGCCCGAGCCCCAGCCCGTCGCGGACGCCGCGGCCGACGTCCACCCCGGTAGCCCTCGGCTGCTTCGCCGGCAACCGGGGGCCGGCGGGCGAGCGAGAGATCATCGCCATCGCCCCGAATGCGGGCCCAGCCATGGCCCTGACCTTCGACATGGGTGGCCGGCTGGACCCGGCCATAGACATCCTGGAATTCCTGATCGCCAACCAGGTGTGCGCCACCCTGTTCCCCACCGGCGCGATGAGCGAGACGGCCGTGGGCCAAGAAGTGCTCGCCATCGTCCGCGCCAATCCCGACCTGTTCGAACTCGGCAACCACACAATGCACCACTGCAACCTGCGCGACGGCGGGCTGGGCTCGCCGACCGAGGCTCCCTGTGCGACCGAGGGGCCTCCCAGCGCCGCCTTCATCAGCGCTGAACTGAACGATGCGGCCGCCATCGTGGAAACGGGCAGTGGCCAGCCCACACTGCCGTACTGGCGCCCGCCGTATGGGGCCTACAACGAGACGGTCCTGACCGCCGCGGCGGAGCTTGGCTACACGAAGACGATCATGTGGTCCATCGACACCATCGACTGGAGGCCAATCGCCGACGGCGGCCCGACCGCCGCGCAGATCGCGTCCGGGGTCGTGACCTCCGCCAGCAGCGGCTCGATCGTCCTCATGCACCTGGGCGGATACGAGACCCTCGCCGCGCTGCGGATCATGGTCCCGGCACTCCGCGAGCGGGGCCTGGTGCTGACCTCGATCAGCGACCTGCTGAACTAGCCAAGGCGCGACGGATGGGCCAGCCGGACGCGGCGTCGATATCGGCTTCGCTGACGCCCGGTTGGAGGGTGGATAGCTCCATTTCGCCATCGGTGCCGAATCGGTAGACCCCCAGCTGGGTGATGACCGTGTCCGGGCCGCCGCCTGCCCAGCCCGGACGGGGGCGGCCATCGGGATGGCGATGGCCAGGCGAGGTCACGAAGTCGACGCGCTCCACGAAGGAACGGGGGGACTGGCTCATGACGACGATGACCCGCGCGGCGTTCAGCGCGATCTCGCAGGCCCCGCCGGACCCGGGAAGCCGCACGGTCGGGTTCGCATATGGACCGATGACCGTGGTGTTCAGGTTCCCCCAGCGGTCGACCTGAGCGGCGCCCAGCATCCCGACCTCGATCCGCCCGCCCTGGAGGAAGTACGCGAACAGGTCGTGCATGCTCATGGTCGCGGTGGCCCCCGAGACGAGGGCCGGGTCGCCGATGCTGTCGGGCAGTCGGGACGGTCGCGCCCCGACCACCCCCGACTCGTAGATCAGCTCAAGGTCCGGCGCCACCGTGCGACGGGCCAGGATGGCGGCGGCGTTGGGCAGACCGATGCCCACGAACACCGTTCGGGCGCCGGCCAGCTCCGCGGCGGCGGCGGCCACCATCAGCTCGTCGGGCGTCGTGCTCACGAATACTCGCCGTAGTCGACCGATCCCGACGGGCGGGGTTTTGGCCGGAGGGCGGCCACGGTCTCGGGGCCCAGCTTGTCGAGGTAGGCCGAGCGGTCGGGAACCCCGCGCACCCATTCGTCGAGCCACGCCTCGAGTTGAGCGGGGTCGCGGCTGATTGGATCCCAGGCGCGGTAGAACGCGTTGTCGCGGTCGTAGTAGCCCTGGGCGAACGATGGGTGCGCCCCGTAGTGCTCGACGCAGACGGCCGTCACCGCCACCCCGGGCAGCAGGGTCCGGTCCGGGTCGGCCCGGATGACCTCGGTGTCGACCAGCTCCTCCACGACCGCGATGACGCGCTCGGCGGCCAGGGCCGCCTCGCGCTGGACCCCCACCAGCCCCCAGACCTGGACGTTGCCCTCGGCGTCGGCGCGCTGGGCGTGGATGATCGTGACGTCGGGGTTGAGGGCCGGCACGACCGCGACGTCATCGCCCGGGGCGTAGGGGGACGCAACCCACTGGATGAGTGGGTTGGCCGCCGGCAGGTCCGACCCGGCGTAGGAACGCAGTGGGTAGAAGGGGAGATGCGCGGCGCCCGCCACGTAGCGGCCGACCATCCCGAAATGGCTGTACTCCTCCAGCTCCAGGCCGCCGCCTTGGATGGCGCGCCGGATGGCGTGCAAGGAACCCACGCCCGGGTTGCCGAGCCACGAGAAGATGAGCTTGCGGGCGCATCCCGCGGCCACCATCTGGTCGTAGACCAGGTCCGGCGTCAGCCGGGCCAGGGTCAGGTCGCGGCGACCCTGGCGGATGATCTCGTGCCCGGCGGCGAATGAGATGAGGTGGGTGAAGCCCTCGATCGCCACCAGGTCGCCGTCGTGGACGTGGGCGGCGATTGCCTCCGACAGCGAGACGACCTTGGAGGCCGTGGGGTCAGCCTCCGGTCTCTTCGGGCCCCGGCAGCGGGCGGATGGGGCAGCCCACCGAGGCCAGCGCCTCGGCGTAGAGCCGGATGGCCATGTCGACGGCCGGCTCGTCCACCATCAGTGGCGGGCAGAACCGGATCGAGGCCTCGCCGCACTCTAGGATCAGGAGGCCGCGCTGGAACGCTGCCTGCTCCACCGCGTTGGCCTCCTCGTGGCCGGCGAACTCGACGCCCAGCATGAGGCCGGCGCCGCGGATGTCGCGGACCGCGGTGCAGTCTGCCGAGGCGTACTCGATCCCGCGCCGCAGCCGGTCACCCATCGTGGCCGCGTTCTCGATGTACCCGCCTGCCAGCAGGTCCAGGGTGGCGAGGGCGGCCGCGGAGCACACCGGGTTGCCGGCGAACGTGCTGCCATGGGTGCCGGCGGTCCAGGTGAAGAGCCGTTCACGGCCGATGAAGGCGCCGAGCGGCATGCCCGAAGCGATGCCCTTGGCGATCGTCACGACGTCCGGCTCGACGTCGTAGGCCTCCATGGCCCACATCCGGCCGGTGCGTCCCATCCCGGACTGGATCTCGTCCGCGATGAGGACGATGCCGTGCTCGTCGCAGATCTCGCGCAGCCCGCGAATGAACGCTGCCGGGGCCGGGAAGTAGCCGCCCTCCCCCTGGATCGGCTCGAACACGATGGCCGCTACGTCCTCGGGCGCCACCAGGCGGCCCAGGATGGATCGGCGCAGGACCTCCAGCTCCGCGCTGCCGTCGCCTCCGGAACCCTCATGCCAGGACCGGACGCGCGGGAACGGGGCGTGGTAGACCATGGGCAGCAGGGGTCCGAAGCCGGCGCGCTGCTTGAGCTTGGAGTTGGTGAGCGACAGCGCGCCGAGGGTGCGACCGTGGAAGGCACCCTCGAAGGCGATGATCGCTGGGCGCCCCGTGTGGTGGCGCGCCAGCTTGATGGCCCC containing:
- a CDS encoding CoA-transferase, which produces MSTTPDELMVAAAAAELAGARTVFVGIGLPNAAAILARRTVAPDLELIYESGVVGARPSRLPDSIGDPALVSGATATMSMHDLFAYFLQGGRIEVGMLGAAQVDRWGNLNTTVIGPYANPTVRLPGSGGACEIALNAARVIVVMSQSPRSFVERVDFVTSPGHRHPDGRPRPGWAGGGPDTVITQLGVYRFGTDGEMELSTLQPGVSEADIDAASGWPIRRALASSAGR
- a CDS encoding polysaccharide deacetylase family protein; the encoded protein is MPADWRRPGGFLLTALLVVAGCAPSASPNASATHSSFPRITASPSPSPSPSPSRTPRPTSTPVALGCFAGNRGPAGEREIIAIAPNAGPAMALTFDMGGRLDPAIDILEFLIANQVCATLFPTGAMSETAVGQEVLAIVRANPDLFELGNHTMHHCNLRDGGLGSPTEAPCATEGPPSAAFISAELNDAAAIVETGSGQPTLPYWRPPYGAYNETVLTAAAELGYTKTIMWSIDTIDWRPIADGGPTAAQIASGVVTSASSGSIVLMHLGGYETLAALRIMVPALRERGLVLTSISDLLN
- a CDS encoding aldehyde dehydrogenase family protein, giving the protein MTTTLSKTYRNLIGGEWVEARSGKTFTSTSPANREDVIGEFPASGSADVDAAVAAAKAAYPAWSMMPAPKRGEILFKVARILAEHKEELSRLLTREMGKVLPEARGDVQEAIDVAYYMAGEGRRLFGYTVPSEMPDKFAMAIRKPIGVAAIITPWNFPIAIPAWKLFPALICGNTAVLKPASDTPACMIRFVELLLEGGIPEGVVNVVTGSGTDVGHPLVEHRDVRLISFTGHTETGVDISTRAAKTLKRVSLELGGKNPIVIWSDADLDLALDSVIWSAFGTTGQRCTAASRIVVHRSIHDTFVQKLHKRAGALVLGDGLLDTTDVGPVINEKALERIGSYVAIGQKEADLVVGGHPARDGELAKGSFFEPTVFAEVKGDARIAQEEIFGPVTAVIPVDTWEEAVQVVNSVQYGLSTSLFTNDVNLAFRSIRDFDSGLGYVNHGTIGAEAHLPFGGTKATGNGHREVGQAALDFYAEWKSVYIDYSGKLQRAQIDMEFVDQE
- a CDS encoding aminotransferase class III-fold pyridoxal phosphate-dependent enzyme translates to MSVRAFRQAADAAPSAPHLVTELPGPRARALIARDDAVTSPSLTRAYPLVAESGDGYVVTDVDSNRFLDFAAGIAVAATGHAHPAVVAAITAQAEQLVHIAATDFYEPRYIELCERLAAIAPFEEKARVFLTNSGTEAVEGAIKLARHHTGRPAIIAFEGAFHGRTLGALSLTNSKLKQRAGFGPLLPMVYHAPFPRVRSWHEGSGGDGSAELEVLRRSILGRLVAPEDVAAIVFEPIQGEGGYFPAPAAFIRGLREICDEHGIVLIADEIQSGMGRTGRMWAMEAYDVEPDVVTIAKGIASGMPLGAFIGRERLFTWTAGTHGSTFAGNPVCSAAALATLDLLAGGYIENAATMGDRLRRGIEYASADCTAVRDIRGAGLMLGVEFAGHEEANAVEQAAFQRGLLILECGEASIRFCPPLMVDEPAVDMAIRLYAEALASVGCPIRPLPGPEETGG
- a CDS encoding LON peptidase substrate-binding domain-containing protein, with amino-acid sequence MRLPLFPLHVVAFPHLPLPLHVFERRYRAMTRDLLEEGNPYGGKFVVTMISAGREVAAKPGTGQLTVRRVGTICEVRRADRFADGRYALMAVGVSRARIRSVDHSGPYAVAEVTPLDERSGDEAESLVPDVQVALDAYLSTIRRFLAERDAADLEDLLADADPDADPDADRDASSAGEVKRSTRMERLIKPMRLPTDPLAASYAVAGVLQVELSRKQRLLEAPDAAARLRAELSLLQREAHMLGDASLAPMGRFEYHAN
- a CDS encoding CoA-transferase, which produces MSEAIAAHVHDGDLVAIEGFTHLISFAAGHEIIRQGRRDLTLARLTPDLVYDQMVAAGCARKLIFSWLGNPGVGSLHAIRRAIQGGGLELEEYSHFGMVGRYVAGAAHLPFYPLRSYAGSDLPAANPLIQWVASPYAPGDDVAVVPALNPDVTIIHAQRADAEGNVQVWGLVGVQREAALAAERVIAVVEELVDTEVIRADPDRTLLPGVAVTAVCVEHYGAHPSFAQGYYDRDNAFYRAWDPISRDPAQLEAWLDEWVRGVPDRSAYLDKLGPETVAALRPKPRPSGSVDYGEYS